In Sporichthya polymorpha DSM 43042, a genomic segment contains:
- the mtnA gene encoding S-methyl-5-thioribose-1-phosphate isomerase, with protein MSAPAPLRFDAAAPAVVLLDQTRLPTAEVERVCADVPALVTAIQELAVRGAPLLGIAGGYGVALAAARGEDVPAAAEALATARPTAVNLATGVARVLAAWDAGGRTPAAALAAAEALDAEEADASAGMAEHGLTLVPDQARILTHCNTGALAVGGSGSAFAVALAAHRAGRLAHLWVDETRPLLQGSRLTAYEARRHGLPHSVLPDSAAAALMASGRVDLVITGADRVAADGSVANKVGTYSLAVLAAHHGVPFVVVAPRTTVDLATADGAGIPVEQRAAEEVTHHAGTAVAPPGTAAFNPAFDVTPPDLVTALVTEVGVVSPVNRDGLARVMET; from the coding sequence ATGAGCGCCCCCGCCCCGCTCCGCTTCGACGCCGCCGCCCCCGCGGTCGTGCTGCTCGACCAGACCCGCCTGCCGACCGCCGAGGTCGAGCGGGTCTGCGCCGACGTGCCCGCGCTGGTCACCGCGATCCAGGAGCTCGCCGTCCGCGGCGCGCCGCTGCTCGGGATCGCCGGCGGCTACGGCGTCGCGCTGGCCGCCGCCCGCGGCGAGGACGTCCCCGCCGCCGCCGAGGCGCTCGCCACCGCCCGGCCCACGGCGGTGAACCTGGCGACCGGCGTCGCCCGCGTCCTCGCGGCCTGGGACGCCGGGGGCCGGACCCCGGCGGCCGCGCTGGCCGCGGCCGAGGCCCTCGACGCCGAGGAGGCGGACGCGAGCGCCGGAATGGCCGAGCACGGACTGACGCTCGTCCCGGACCAGGCGCGCATCCTGACCCACTGCAACACGGGCGCCCTCGCGGTCGGGGGGTCCGGCAGCGCGTTCGCGGTCGCCCTCGCCGCCCACCGCGCCGGCCGGCTCGCGCACCTGTGGGTCGACGAGACCCGCCCGCTGCTCCAGGGCTCCCGCCTGACCGCCTACGAGGCGCGGCGGCACGGCCTCCCGCACAGCGTCCTGCCCGATTCCGCGGCGGCGGCGCTGATGGCGTCCGGCCGGGTCGACCTGGTGATCACCGGCGCGGACCGGGTCGCCGCCGACGGGTCGGTCGCGAACAAGGTCGGCACGTACTCGCTGGCCGTCCTCGCGGCCCACCACGGCGTCCCCTTCGTCGTGGTCGCCCCGCGGACCACCGTCGACCTGGCCACCGCGGACGGCGCCGGCATCCCCGTCGAGCAGCGCGCGGCCGAGGAGGTCACCCACCACGCGGGGACGGCCGTGGCCCCGCCGGGGACCGCCGCGTTCAACCCGGCCTTCGACGTCACGCCCCCGGACCTGGTCACCGCGCTGGTCACCGAGGTCGGCGTGGTGAGCCCGGTCAACCGGGACGGCCTGGCGCGCGTCATGGAGACATGA